Proteins encoded within one genomic window of Humulus lupulus chromosome 1, drHumLupu1.1, whole genome shotgun sequence:
- the LOC133818546 gene encoding uncharacterized protein LOC133818546, with amino-acid sequence MGHFNALGSDDFCFLLSTRAGGLGINLATADTVIIFDSDWNPQNDLQAMSRAHRIGQQEVVNIYRFVTRKSVEEDILERAKKRWFLTTW; translated from the exons ATGGGTCATTTTAATGCACTTGGTAGTGATGATTTCTGCTTCCTTCTTTCAACTCGGGCAGGTGGCCTAGGTATCAACCTTGCAACAGCAGATACAGTTATCATATTTGATTCGGACTGGAACCCTCAAAATGACCTACAG GCAATGAGTAGAGCTCATAGAATCGGCCAACAAGAAGTTGTGAACATCTACAGATTTGTCACaagaaaaagtgttgaggaagaTATCTTGGAGCGAGCTAAGAAAAGATG GTTCTTGACCACCTGGTGA